Part of the Hevea brasiliensis isolate MT/VB/25A 57/8 chromosome 16, ASM3005281v1, whole genome shotgun sequence genome is shown below.
TAGAAAGTCCTATAATTAATATCCACAAGTTTATATTTTGGATGAATCTTTGTTCCCACATTTGGTGTTggatcaaaccaatcacatttaaacaatacaGTTCTTTTGATTGGTAATCCAGGGTACTCCAATCGTAGCACTTCAATTAATTGTCCATAGTAGTCACTTTCATTAGTACTGTAATTAGTCCCCTTGATACATACCCCACTGTTCATCGTTGCCCTATGCGAACCATAACCTTTAGTGTGAAATTTATAACCATTAACTACATAACTATTGTAGCACATAACActtcttaatggaccctttgataGATCTTTTAAAAACTGGCTTGATATATTGTTGGAGGGATTGTGAACATATTTATTGAACCACTTATCAAATTCACGCTCTAGTTTCTCATCAACTTGTTTATCATTGATATTTGGATTGGCCATGTGTAACTCATTAACAAAAATGCTGCACACAATGAAAATAGTTAATTACATGTTTGGAATCAATGATGGCATTGcaacaattataataattgaatattagAAAAACTTACTCAATGTACGGTTTTACTTCTATACAATTCAACAAGATGTACATTTGTGCTGCTTGAAATTCTTGTTCTGTGAGATATCTAACCTTTCCTTTTCCCAGTGGCCTACCAGAATGAGTGAAAATTGATAGATTCCCTGGATGTTCATCCATATGTTCGACTATATCATCATTGCGTGGAACCTTTCGATGCCTTGTGTTGACATGGGGTTcaaaataatgagcacagaatgacgatgcttcttcaactaagtatgcattgcatatggaaccttccactttggctttatttttcacattatttTTTAACTTCCTAAGGTACCTGTACCATTTACTATTTAGTCACAACAAAGTTTTTATTTCTCCATGTAATGATAGTATACAACAATACATTAAACTAGTTACCTCTCAAATGGATACATCCACCGATATTGCACAGACCAAAGAATCCATGCTTCATAAGCCAAATGCACTGGGAGATGTTCCATGGAGTCAAAGAAACTTGGAGGGAATATACGCTCTAGTTTACATAATATTATAGGAATCTCTTCATTGAGCTGTAACATGACTTCTTCTCTAAGTGTTGTTGAAGTTAACTCTCTAAAGAAATTGCTCAATTCGGTCAATGCTTGCCACACATTTTTTGGAAGCAATTCCCTAAATGCTATTGGGAGTAATCTTTGCATAAAGACATGACaatcatggcttttcatcccaaaCAACTTTAGTTTTCGCATGTCTATACACCTACCCATGTTTGACACATAACCATCTGGGAATCTAAGATTTTTAAGCCATTCACACAACACTGCTTTTGATTGTTTGTCTAATGTGTAACATGCTTTAGGATACTTTCCTGTTGCCATATCCCTCTCTAACTCAGGTCGGTGACAAAACTCTTTCAAATCTTCCCTTGATTTTGCATTGTCCTTCGTCTTCCCTTCAACATTCATcacagtattaaaaatattttcaaatacaTTTTTCTCTATATACATGACATCCAGGTTGTGGCGAAGCATGTTAGTACTCCAATATGGAAAATCCCAAAAAATGCTCCGTCTCTTCCAACCCGTGTTTTTTGCTTTGCAACTGTTATTCTCATATGCACCCATATCTGTGACACATATTAATCCTAGATGTTCTATTTGTTCTAAAATTTCCTCACCAGATAGAATGGGGGGAGCACTTTTTATGTCGTCTTGTTCTTTCTAAaagcaattttattaaaatgcgAAAGGATGGTTAGCTAGTAAGAATTTACGGTGATTGTCAAACCATGATTGTTTACCACCCTTTGTCAATGTGAATGCATCTGAATCGCCCCTACAATATGGACAAGCAGTCTTGCCTGCTGTGCTCCAACTGGATAACATTGAATATGCAGGGAAATCACTTATTGTCCATAATAACGCAACCCtcatattaaaattattcttCTTTGATGCATCATATGTCTCAACTCCAACTTCCCAcaactgtttcaactctgcaaTAAGGGGCTGTAAGTACACATCCAATTTGTCTTTTGGGTTTCTCGGACCAGGAACTATTACCGTTAGGAACATATACTCTTCCTTCATACATAACCAAGGAGACAAATTGTAAGGAGTGACAATGACTGGCCAAGATGAATATTGTTGTCGGTCGACCGAATGGTTGAAACCCATCGGTGCACAGTCCTAGCCTTACATTCCGAACCTCAGCAGCAAATGAAGGATGTGTTTTATTAAAATGCTTCCATGCAGTTGCATCTGAACAATGACGCATTACCCCATCTTCATGGTTATGCTCAGCATGCCATCTCATTTCTTTTGCTGTTGCATTCGAAGCATATAATCTTTGCAATCTCTGTGTGAGAGGAAAGTAGTACATTTTCTTATGTGGGACATTGGTTTGAAAATTAGAAGAGCCTCGACTATGTCGTTTGAACCGTGGATGGTCACAAAATTTGCAATTCGTTAACTCACTATCTTCAGCCCAATATAACATACATCCATTAGTACAACAATGAATCTTCTCAATAGGTAGGCCCAATGCTTGGACCAACTTCTTTGTACTGTAAAAGTTTTCAGTCATTAAATTTTCATCCGGTAACACCTCTTTCATAAGTTGACAAATGTCATCAAAACACCTTTCTGATAAATGATGTTCAGCCTTGATGTTCAACATCCTTGCAACAACTGAGAGCTGCGAATGGCTTTCACAACCTGGCCACACCTCTTGATTAGCAGCTTGTAACATGTCATACAATTTTTGAGCTGATGGATTTGGAGGCTCCTCCATTACATCCTGAAAGAAATTAGGACCTGCTACATCTATTACCATTTGCTCATATGTATTGCTTGtgctattatcaacctcttgaaCAGACTTCGCTATCATAACATTTATGTTTTGACTATCAATATTACTTGTGCGGGGTTCCCCATGTAGAAtccatttataataatatgaCACAAATCCATGCTTCATCAAATGTAACCGAATTGTATTCTCATCAACATAATTACGATTCTGACACTTTCGATGATTACATGGACACTTCAGTTTATCCCCATCCATCCACTTTGGATGTTGCTTAGCAAATGTTATGAATTGTTCAATACCTTCTATGAATTCTGAGGTCAATAGGCCATCTTTTAACCTAGCATACATCCATCTCCGATCTGATCCCATTTTGCTAATAGCTGTGTAATAATTAAGTGAATATTAGTAATGATATGTCAGATATCAGAATTACATCATATCCCTAATCATGCGTTGAAAGGTAAGGCCCTAACCCAATTAGAATTGTATCATTTCTACCAATAACAGACAGATAATGACATGtcatatatttgtaaaaatttcggcagcatCTCCCATTAGTTCTCCAAGTGCACAACATAAAGGCTGCACCCAGAGAACAATGAGAGATGTTACGAAATTTCTACAAATAtataatacatatttatatccatCCTATTCCTATGTAGAGTATACAATTCCAATTTGTCCAATAGGACAATCCATTGTCCACTGAAATTAATTGTCAGTAGGACATTGGACGGGTTTTCTAAGGTTATTATGTgacaaatttgataaaaaaaaaaaagaaactattAAGATATATAGAAAATCTAGAATAGTGTCCAACAATAGAAAAAATTATCACCTCAAAAATTGATATGCATGCATCTACAAATCAAAACGCCATATTAAAATATTACTTACCTGTGTGATACTGAAAGCAAGGGACAAAATAACGAGAGATAGTGACCAAAAGAGAGTGAGACAGACTgtagttccaaaaaaaaaaaaaagaaattatgtcAGTAAATTCTTGTATAAAATTTAACACccaaaagtaaataaataaataaataactacaCTATATGGCATAatagtataaaattaaaaaacataataatcattaaaattaaaggacatgaaaaaatagatattagtatagcaataaaataaacatacaatcttttatttgtaattaaatatgtaaGTTTGGTTGCTAATTTACATCTGAACTATTTGAGTGTACTCATCCACAACTAATAGCCTACTAAAtaactataaaaataattttttattttatttttaaaaaaacttattttgcttttataatttttttatatgtattatttttttatttttttataataatatgattaatttattattattttattattaaataaattaatttattattaatttataactcTTTAAAACTTTCTGCAAGTTTCATAACTCATAAAAATCGTATCAAGTTTCATTGAATTTAAATCGTGGGCACTTGccagtaaaaaaaagaaaattaagagaTAGTGTTTAcaccaataaataaataaattttggatCATTAATTATTTTAGGGCTATAACgaagtaaaaaaataatttatttaatttattgcaTTAGTTAAATTGTATGGCCtagaaattatttaattaattattttttatgaatagAGATAACTATGAGCAGAAGTAATGAGAAGATTATAAGTTATTCGCAGATGGAAAGTTACAAGAAGTTGGCTAATAGCTCGCTCAATCGATCATTTTGAAGAGTTCAAAGCATCTTAAATTCCTCTTCATCCAAGAGCTCAGCCAGCTGGGCTTTTGGAGGATGTTTAGAATCCACCCCAGACAAATTGTGTCAAGATTAATTTTGATTTGGGTTATAATAAAAGGCTGAAGGAAGGAACTATAGCTACCATTGCCCGCATTCCAGAAGGGCATATCTTCTGCTGGTCATGTAGGAAGATTTTTGCACGTATAGATCCTCTCACGCTGGAGACTCTAGCATGCCGTGAAGCAGTTTTATTAGGAAATGAAAATGCTTTCAGAACATTATATTATGGTGCCAAACACATGGTGTGAGATTTTAAATTGGTCTCAAAAAGACAAAGCAACATTATCGTGGAAAGTTTTGAAGCATGAATTGAATGGTTGAGAAAGTGGCTTATAATGCTATTGGAAATACGAGCAGGAGAAAATAAATTTTTCGAAGGTAGGCAAATTGTAGTATTAGGAGTTGTGTTTTATTTACCAatttttataagaattcaattcaatcgattttatttttattaatttaatatttaaaatgaaagaatataggtttttcttttttttttaacttaacaaAATTTTCAAGTATGATTGCGTGATGAGTAATAACAATACTCATTGAGTTATTTGTTTGTTGATTAAGATTCGTAATTTGAGGAATTATATGTTTAATGAGCGATGAAATGATCTTCATTTAGCCGCCAATTGAAATGGTAACCTACAATGAGTTGGATTTTGTGTGTTCAGTTTCAGAAATGTTATGGATATATTGTTCAGTTTCAGAAGTTGGCTAATAGTCTTGTGCAAACAAACATTCTTGATGCTATTGATATCTGATAATTAAGAGAAGCCAAAAATTAGGTTGGATAAAATGCAAAGAAACAAAGGCTCCTGTTTAGGATTTGGACTCACGAATTTCCACTTGGATGGAAAAAGGTCCACGAATTTGGAATTATACTAAAATTgtttataaatttaaatgaatCTCATTCAAGCAAAAACACAAACACCTACAGAGCAATACTGTACAAGCAAGAAAAACAacttccattaaaaaaaaaaatagagaatgaTGATTTGCACAGATAGAGAAATCGCGGGCATTGTTAATGCATGCAAAGACCAAAAACTACAGAAATTAGAGGTACCCATCAAACATATTTGTGCAGCAAGCTCAAAAAAGGTGTAAAAATACCATTCAACAAAAAAGCGTCAGATAACACCAAAGAAGGAACATTTTGGTTTCTTCAAGACTTCAACTACAAGCAGATTTAGAAGGACAACAAGAAATTTTTGCCTTGCAGGAAATTGCACTTATTACTTCAACTAATCAATTAACAAATTCTCATTTCACATTAAATTATATCAGTAAGATTGAGTTTTGCTTATGTTTAAGCCAAACAGAAAAAGGCCCAGCACCATTAACTGAAGCCAAACTCACCAGCCATCTAGAGGGACTCTGGCATGAAACACAAGCATAGTAGTTGGGCAAGACCTGGAATAATTCTTGAAAATGGCTAATTTTGGATTCTATCAATAACAATATTTGAaatgcaagatttttttttaattcttcgtTACTAATGAAAATTTTCTAACCCTAATAACCCATATTCATTCGGCATCAATTATTCTGTCCaagatttttcttttcaattctttattacaaattaaaattttctaacccCAAGAACCCATATTCCTTTGGCTTCAATTGTTTAgtcccatttattttttttttctaattctttatcacaaatgaaaattttttaaccTCAATAACCCACATTCCATCAGCAATTGTTCAATCCCACTAATGTGCAAAATGCTtagtaaatgaaaaaaataagtcTGCAGCAAGATAAACTCACCTTAGTTCTGGAGTGAATGAGCTGCTGGAGAGCGACTCGAATCTGCCGAGAACGAGCCAAATCTGTTAAGAATGAGCTAGATTGTTGAGAACGATTCTGTGTTGAGATTGATGAAACCGAAGAAGAAGCGACCGAAGAGAACTGTAGGAATGAGATGCAGTTCTCATCCGATGAG
Proteins encoded:
- the LOC131174645 gene encoding uncharacterized protein LOC131174645, which codes for MDEHPGNLSIFTHSGRPLGKGKVRYLTEQEFQAAQMYILLNCIEVKPYIDIFVNELHMANPNINDKQVDEKLEREFDKWFNKYVHNPSNNISSQFLKDLSKGPLRSVMCYNSYVVNGYKFHTKGYGSHRATMNSGVEDYCPKSPCPSTILHEQSEFIDNKKKKIHAVVKKRPDSRDSKANCKTPKHELKHPN
- the LOC131174646 gene encoding uncharacterized protein LOC131174646; this translates as MGSDRRWMYARLKDGLLTSEFIEGIEQFITFAKQHPKWMDGDKLKCPCNHRKCQNRNYVDENTIRLHLMKHGFVSYYYKWILHGEPRTSNIDSQNINVMIAKSVQEVDNSTSNTYEQMVIDVAGPNFFQDVMEEPPNPSAQKLYDMLQAANQEVWPGCESHSQLSVVARMLNIKAEHHLSERCFDDICQLMKEVLPDENLMTENFYSTKKLVQALGLPIEKIHCCTNGCMLYWAEDSELTNCKFCDHPRFKRHSRGSSNFQTNVPHKKMYYFPLTQRLQRLYASNATAKEMRWHAEHNHEDGVMRHCSDATAWKHFNKTHPSFAAEVRNEEYMFLTVIVPGPRNPKDKLDVYLQPLIAELKQLWEVGVETYDASKKNNFNMRVALLWTISDFPAYSMLSSWSTAGKTACPYCRGDSDAFTLTKGGKQSWFDNHHMGAYENNSCKAKNTGWKRRSIFWDFPYWSTNMLRHNLDVMYIEKNVFENIFNTVMNVEGKTKDNAKSREDLKEFCHRPELERDMATGKYPKACYTLDKQSKAVLCEWLKNLRFPDGYVSNMGRCIDMRKLKLFGMKSHDCHVFMQRLLPIAFRELLPKNVWQALTELSNFFRELTSTTLREEVMLQLNEEIPIILCKLERIFPPSFFDSMEHLPVHLAYEAWILWSVQYRWMYPFER